One part of the Tunicatimonas pelagia genome encodes these proteins:
- the fabD gene encoding ACP S-malonyltransferase, whose product MKHAYIFPGQGAQFPGMGKELFDQNSQAQELFRQADETLGFSISKIMFEGSEEDLKQTKVTQPAIFVHSVVRALVQEDFSPDMVAGHSLGEFSALVAGQVLSFTDGLRLVSQRATAMQKACEQNPSTMAAVLGLEDATVEDVCRSIKEEVVLPANYNSPGQIVISGTHRGIELATEALKEAGAKRVIPLAVGGAFHSPLMEPAYNELERTINQTGFSKPICPIYQNVTGLPAVEIEVVKNNLIAQLMAPVRWTQSVSSMLNDGATHFTECGPGRVLQGLVKKVSREAKVDGLS is encoded by the coding sequence ATGAAACACGCTTACATTTTCCCGGGCCAAGGTGCCCAATTTCCAGGCATGGGAAAAGAGTTATTTGATCAGAACAGTCAAGCCCAAGAATTATTCCGTCAAGCTGATGAAACACTGGGGTTTTCTATATCAAAAATAATGTTTGAAGGCTCTGAAGAAGACTTAAAGCAGACAAAAGTAACCCAGCCAGCAATATTTGTCCATTCGGTAGTGCGAGCATTGGTTCAAGAGGATTTTTCCCCGGATATGGTTGCTGGTCACTCGTTAGGTGAATTCTCGGCATTAGTGGCAGGTCAGGTACTAAGTTTTACCGATGGTCTACGCTTGGTATCGCAGCGGGCTACAGCCATGCAAAAGGCCTGCGAACAGAATCCCTCTACTATGGCAGCCGTGTTGGGTTTAGAAGATGCTACTGTAGAAGACGTATGCCGATCTATTAAAGAAGAAGTAGTGCTCCCGGCTAATTATAACTCACCCGGTCAGATAGTAATTTCTGGTACTCACCGTGGTATTGAATTAGCAACAGAAGCTTTGAAGGAGGCTGGAGCCAAACGAGTTATTCCATTAGCGGTAGGAGGAGCGTTTCATTCTCCGCTTATGGAGCCGGCTTACAATGAGCTTGAACGGACAATTAACCAAACAGGCTTTAGTAAACCTATTTGCCCAATTTATCAGAATGTGACAGGTTTACCCGCTGTTGAGATAGAAGTAGTAAAAAATAACTTGATAGCGCAGCTTATGGCTCCGGTGCGATGGACACAATCAGTATCTAGTATGCTGAACGATGGAGCAACGCACTTCACAGAATGCGGGCCAGGTAGAGTATTACAAGGGCTTGTTAAGAAAGTAAGCCGGGAAGCAAAGGTAGACGGATTAAGCTAA
- a CDS encoding thiol-disulfide oxidoreductase DCC family protein, whose product MSPKTYNSATSDKIIVLFDGVCNLCNHAVNFIIDRDPSQRFLFSSLQSEAGRELLKKHQLDAQYLDSLVFIRGEKVYLKSTAALHIARHLSGIWPLCYIFIVVPPVIRDFFYDIVARFRYRVFGRSNHCRIPTPELKSRFLL is encoded by the coding sequence ATGAGCCCGAAGACCTATAACTCAGCCACTTCCGATAAAATTATTGTTCTGTTTGACGGCGTGTGCAATCTTTGCAATCATGCCGTTAACTTTATCATTGATCGTGATCCGTCGCAGCGATTTTTGTTTTCTTCACTTCAGTCCGAAGCCGGGCGTGAACTACTGAAAAAGCACCAACTTGACGCCCAGTATCTGGATAGTTTAGTATTTATTCGGGGCGAGAAAGTATATCTGAAAAGTACTGCTGCGCTCCACATTGCCCGGCATTTATCGGGAATATGGCCTCTTTGCTACATCTTCATAGTAGTGCCCCCTGTTATTCGTGACTTTTTTTACGATATTGTAGCCCGCTTTCGTTATCGGGTCTTTGGCCGAAGTAACCACTGTCGGATTCCTACGCCCGAGTTGAAATCTCGATTTTTATTATAA
- a CDS encoding gliding motility-associated C-terminal domain-containing protein: MKKICLFLAIMALGLIARVDRAWATHIRAGEIIVERQSCQNDLFTIRIIGYEDTGSEVEFGNGILNLGFGDDIDINTANDFFTREVIDNQNLIRVSEFVLTNVAFPGNGDYIISFRELNRNADILNMTNSVNTPFYIETKISIDAVLCNSSPVLTNPPIEGAVVGRRFVHNPGAVDPDGDSLSYKLVVPKQGGPSNTFPDGEPVNGYQDPDVYDQQTAPATATTQNDPELPSTLTLDPVTGELVWDAPALQGDVGSKNEYNVAFIIEEWRLIDGTWELLGYVTRDMQIIVENADNDPPTLEIPADTCIEAGTVLEAVVTGTDPDGDNIVFSGFGEVFEILNSPATFSPTDPQSSPGQGNFRWETNCNHVRAGAYQVNFKVTDVDPATGPPLAEFGIWNVTVVAPAPQLISAQAAPGRSVDLDWEAYSCGNVDDVRIQIWRKPDSTDFVPENCQIGIPDGLGYELVAEVDKSVVSYLDEGLEPGVNYCYRLVAVFPDGAESYASEEFCAEMQVDAPVITNVSVTATDTDAGVIEVAWRSPFEIDQALFPPPYTYQVVRGTGFGESGSEEIISGIIPDTSFVDTGLNTLNEPFYYKIYLYDASGDRIDSSAVASSVRLEPTPLVGSITLDWQANVPWSITSTDFPYHYIYRDRVDPDDPGRFVLIDSIDVVANGLQYTDDGSITGGPLSDELEYCYYIVTQGSYGNEALNPPSFINLSQVACAQPNDTIPPCEPLTVSIPNGTAEECQSQVASQPCGSTDFFNSIAWEANIGEGCDNDVRFYNIYFSAIGEADSTFNLVGTSTDTFFEHTGLRSLAGCYRISAVDRSGNESTLSPPICVENCPKYVLPNVFTPNGDGDNDTFRPLGLSTQAGASTTEECPRFVSSVRIRFYNRWGKEVYAFESGTTENSININWNGRTEAGNLVSAGVYYYVADVEFITLDPALSQQTIKGWVHIMYEPEDL; this comes from the coding sequence TTGAAAAAAATTTGCTTATTTCTGGCAATTATGGCTCTAGGGCTAATAGCGAGAGTAGATAGAGCGTGGGCTACCCATATCCGGGCCGGAGAGATTATTGTTGAGCGTCAGTCTTGTCAGAATGATTTATTTACTATTCGGATTATTGGTTACGAAGACACCGGATCGGAAGTAGAATTTGGTAACGGTATTCTGAATTTAGGTTTTGGTGATGATATAGATATAAATACTGCAAATGACTTCTTTACTCGGGAAGTAATTGACAACCAGAATTTGATCCGAGTAAGTGAGTTTGTGCTTACGAATGTTGCTTTTCCTGGCAATGGTGATTATATCATCAGCTTTCGTGAGCTTAACCGAAATGCCGATATCTTAAATATGACCAACTCGGTCAACACTCCGTTCTACATCGAAACAAAAATTTCTATTGATGCGGTTTTGTGCAACAGCTCGCCAGTTCTTACTAATCCGCCGATAGAAGGCGCGGTGGTAGGCCGTCGGTTTGTGCATAACCCTGGGGCAGTAGATCCTGACGGCGACAGCCTCTCTTACAAGCTGGTGGTGCCTAAGCAAGGTGGGCCGAGTAATACCTTTCCGGACGGTGAGCCAGTGAATGGCTACCAAGACCCGGATGTCTACGATCAGCAGACAGCTCCCGCAACGGCTACTACCCAAAATGACCCAGAATTGCCTTCAACCCTAACGCTTGATCCGGTAACGGGCGAGCTGGTGTGGGATGCTCCTGCCTTACAGGGGGATGTAGGTAGTAAAAATGAATATAACGTAGCCTTCATTATAGAGGAATGGCGACTCATAGATGGAACGTGGGAACTTCTGGGCTACGTAACCCGCGATATGCAAATTATCGTGGAAAATGCGGACAACGACCCACCTACGCTAGAAATTCCAGCAGATACCTGTATTGAAGCTGGTACTGTGTTGGAAGCCGTGGTTACCGGAACCGATCCCGATGGAGATAATATCGTGTTCTCTGGTTTTGGTGAAGTTTTCGAGATTTTAAATAGTCCCGCTACCTTTTCTCCTACTGATCCGCAATCTTCGCCCGGCCAGGGCAACTTTCGCTGGGAAACTAATTGTAACCATGTGCGAGCGGGGGCTTACCAAGTGAATTTCAAAGTGACGGATGTTGATCCGGCTACCGGGCCACCTCTAGCCGAATTTGGTATATGGAACGTTACGGTAGTAGCTCCGGCTCCGCAACTAATTTCTGCTCAGGCGGCTCCCGGACGGTCGGTTGACCTAGATTGGGAAGCTTACTCTTGCGGAAATGTAGATGACGTTCGTATTCAAATTTGGCGTAAGCCCGATAGTACTGATTTTGTGCCGGAAAATTGCCAAATCGGTATTCCTGATGGGTTGGGTTATGAATTGGTAGCGGAAGTGGATAAAAGTGTGGTCAGCTACCTCGATGAAGGTCTGGAACCGGGCGTGAATTACTGCTATCGTTTAGTTGCAGTATTCCCGGATGGTGCCGAAAGTTATGCCTCTGAAGAGTTTTGTGCCGAAATGCAAGTAGATGCCCCGGTAATTACCAATGTGAGCGTAACAGCTACCGATACCGATGCCGGAGTGATTGAAGTAGCCTGGCGTTCGCCCTTTGAAATTGATCAAGCATTGTTTCCACCTCCGTATACCTACCAGGTGGTAAGAGGAACAGGATTTGGCGAAAGTGGTTCCGAAGAAATTATTTCCGGTATTATTCCCGATACTTCATTTGTAGATACCGGATTGAATACCCTAAATGAGCCGTTCTATTATAAAATATATCTATACGATGCTAGTGGTGACCGGATTGACTCGTCGGCGGTGGCTTCTTCCGTACGATTAGAGCCTACTCCTTTAGTAGGAAGCATTACGTTAGACTGGCAAGCAAATGTACCGTGGTCCATTACTTCCACTGACTTTCCCTACCATTACATTTACCGCGATCGGGTTGACCCTGACGATCCGGGAAGATTTGTGCTGATTGATAGTATTGATGTGGTGGCGAACGGGTTGCAGTATACCGATGATGGCAGTATCACTGGTGGGCCTCTATCGGATGAACTGGAGTATTGCTACTACATTGTAACGCAGGGTAGCTATGGGAATGAAGCTTTAAACCCACCGTCGTTCATTAACTTATCACAGGTTGCTTGTGCTCAGCCCAATGATACTATTCCTCCCTGCGAACCACTAACGGTATCGATTCCGAATGGTACGGCGGAAGAATGTCAAAGCCAAGTAGCCAGTCAGCCCTGTGGATCAACGGACTTTTTTAATAGCATAGCGTGGGAAGCGAATATAGGAGAGGGCTGTGATAATGATGTGCGCTTCTACAATATTTATTTTTCCGCCATAGGTGAAGCCGATAGTACGTTTAATTTAGTGGGTACCAGTACCGATACGTTCTTTGAGCACACTGGTTTGCGCTCGCTGGCCGGATGTTATCGCATTTCTGCCGTGGACCGCTCTGGCAACGAGAGCACCCTAAGCCCCCCGATCTGCGTAGAGAATTGCCCGAAGTATGTACTGCCGAATGTGTTTACCCCTAATGGTGACGGCGACAATGATACTTTTCGTCCTTTAGGTCTGTCTACTCAGGCCGGAGCATCTACTACTGAAGAGTGTCCCCGATTTGTTAGCAGTGTTCGTATTCGTTTTTATAATCGATGGGGTAAGGAAGTATACGCTTTTGAGTCAGGTACTACAGAAAATTCCATAAACATTAACTGGAACGGGCGTACCGAAGCCGGAAACCTAGTATCCGCCGGAGTCTACTACTACGTAGCTGATGTAGAGTTTATTACGCTAGACCCAGCATTAAGCCAACAAACCATTAAAGGGTGGGTTCATATTATGTATGAGCCCGAAGACCTATAA
- a CDS encoding succinate dehydrogenase cytochrome b subunit, producing MSWFSQALNSTIGKKVIMALTGLFLITFLIVHASGNTLLFRSDGGEAFNLYAEFMTTNPLIKAASIILYSGIILHVVYALVLSIRNKSARPVGYSVANSSQNSSWKSRNMGVLGTIVLIFLIIHMRSFWYEMKFGEVPTMLVDGAEVKDLYSIVTAAFTQWWYVLIYVLAMVGLGYHLAHGFWSAFQTLGLQHKKYSPFIKSAGLAFAIAVPLLFASMPIYLFIKSLS from the coding sequence ATGAGTTGGTTTTCCCAAGCCCTGAATAGCACTATTGGTAAAAAAGTAATTATGGCACTCACCGGCCTATTCTTAATCACCTTTTTAATTGTACACGCATCAGGTAACACTTTATTGTTTCGTAGCGATGGCGGAGAAGCATTTAATCTCTATGCCGAATTTATGACCACAAATCCCCTCATTAAAGCTGCCTCCATTATTCTGTATTCCGGTATTATTCTGCACGTAGTTTACGCACTGGTACTATCCATACGTAATAAAAGTGCTCGTCCGGTAGGTTATTCCGTAGCGAACTCCAGTCAAAACAGTAGTTGGAAATCACGAAATATGGGAGTTTTAGGGACAATTGTTCTCATTTTTCTCATTATTCATATGCGTTCTTTTTGGTACGAAATGAAGTTTGGTGAGGTGCCTACTATGCTGGTTGATGGTGCGGAAGTAAAGGATTTATATTCTATTGTAACCGCAGCCTTTACTCAGTGGTGGTACGTGCTAATTTATGTATTGGCAATGGTTGGCTTAGGCTATCACTTGGCGCATGGGTTCTGGAGTGCTTTCCAAACGCTAGGCTTGCAGCATAAAAAATACTCCCCGTTTATTAAAAGTGCGGGTTTAGCGTTTGCTATTGCAGTGCCTCTGTTGTTTGCTTCCATGCCAATTTATCTATTTATCAAAAGCTTATCGTAG